In Halobaculum rubrum, the following are encoded in one genomic region:
- a CDS encoding DUF6757 family protein — MQCHYCDRDAAYGAERGGVTVGLCESHFRDRVEELADSEGLDALREQVDVTQTDRES; from the coding sequence ATGCAGTGTCACTACTGCGATCGGGATGCGGCGTACGGCGCCGAGCGCGGCGGCGTCACGGTCGGCCTGTGCGAGTCACACTTCCGCGACCGCGTCGAGGAGCTCGCCGACAGCGAGGGCCTCGACGCCCTCCGAGAGCAGGTCGACGTGACACAGACCGACCGGGAGTCCTGA
- a CDS encoding DedA family protein, producing MPPWLESMLTSEYAYLALFAVFVLEGAMLMYFMPSELIVPGSLILFGHSPDTVLLVLGIAVLGATVGQVALFTLAQRGGREWLLRKRWFRVSEDSLDRFDGWFDRWGPLVVPVSNALLFTRGMLTVPAGLAEMDRRQFVVLSALGTLVFESALAGLYVFGVDLLW from the coding sequence ATGCCCCCGTGGCTGGAGTCGATGCTGACCTCGGAGTACGCCTACCTCGCGCTGTTCGCCGTCTTCGTGCTGGAGGGCGCGATGCTGATGTACTTCATGCCGAGCGAGCTGATCGTCCCCGGATCGCTCATCCTGTTCGGGCACTCGCCCGACACCGTCCTCCTCGTGCTCGGGATCGCCGTACTGGGCGCGACCGTCGGGCAGGTCGCGCTGTTCACGCTCGCCCAGCGCGGGGGTCGCGAGTGGCTCCTGCGGAAGCGGTGGTTCCGCGTGAGCGAGGACAGCCTCGACCGCTTCGACGGGTGGTTCGATCGCTGGGGGCCGCTCGTCGTGCCCGTCTCGAACGCGCTGTTGTTCACTCGCGGGATGCTCACCGTCCCCGCGGGGTTGGCGGAGATGGACCGCCGGCAGTTCGTCGTGCTGTCGGCGCTCGGGACGTTGGTGTTCGAGTCGGCGCTCGCGGGGCTGTACGTGTTCGGCGTCGACCTGCTGTGGTGA
- a CDS encoding class I SAM-dependent methyltransferase has translation MDRFRNTGQPDWDWWGRLWPTPGETLRDLGVASGDSLAEIGSGNGYFALPAARIVDPATVYALDVDEALLAELSTLADRAGIANVEPIHGDARRLHEHLPGPVDVCLLANAFHGIAEPDPFVEAVADALAPGGRFVVVNWMDRPREETTVAGEPRGPPTELRLSPAETERRIAGASDFRTARRVDLPPYHYALVLER, from the coding sequence ATGGATCGGTTCCGGAACACGGGCCAGCCGGATTGGGACTGGTGGGGCCGACTGTGGCCGACGCCGGGAGAGACGCTTCGGGATCTGGGCGTCGCTTCGGGGGACTCCCTCGCCGAGATCGGCAGCGGAAACGGATACTTCGCGCTCCCGGCCGCCCGGATCGTCGACCCGGCGACGGTGTACGCGCTCGACGTCGATGAGGCGTTGCTCGCCGAGCTGTCGACGCTGGCCGACCGGGCGGGGATCGCGAACGTCGAGCCGATCCACGGCGACGCCAGGAGGCTCCACGAGCACCTGCCCGGGCCCGTCGACGTCTGTCTGCTCGCGAACGCGTTTCACGGGATCGCGGAGCCGGACCCGTTCGTCGAGGCGGTCGCGGACGCGCTGGCTCCCGGCGGGCGGTTCGTCGTCGTCAACTGGATGGACCGCCCGCGCGAGGAGACGACCGTCGCGGGCGAACCGCGCGGGCCGCCGACGGAACTCCGGCTCTCCCCGGCCGAGACGGAACGACGTATCGCGGGCGCGAGCGACTTCCGTACGGCACGCCGAGTCGACCTCCCGCCGTACCACTACGCGCTCGTCCTCGAGCGATAA
- the hemB gene encoding porphobilinogen synthase: MFPTDRPRRLRTDGVRPLVSETELSASDLIAPVFVDATTDERVAIESMPGHDRVPVSEAVDRVEEVLATGVEAVMVFGIPESKDDTGSRAYAEDGVVQRAVRDITAETDAYVITDVCLCEYTDHGHCGVLEEHAADDPTLTVRNDETLDLLRKTAVSHAEAGADMVAPSSMTDGMVGAIREGLDDADFAEVPIMSYAVKYESAFYGPFRDAADGAPAFGDRRHYQMDPANRREALREARLDVEEGADVLMVKPGLPYLDIVRDVREEFDLPVAAYNVSGEYAMLHAAADRGWLDLEATAHESLLSMKRAGADLILTYFAEDIAESL; the protein is encoded by the coding sequence ATGTTCCCAACCGACCGTCCGCGTCGCCTGCGAACGGACGGCGTCCGACCGCTCGTCTCCGAGACGGAGCTCTCGGCGTCCGATCTCATCGCGCCGGTGTTCGTCGACGCGACGACCGACGAGCGCGTCGCCATCGAGTCGATGCCCGGTCACGACCGCGTGCCCGTGAGCGAGGCGGTCGACCGCGTCGAGGAGGTGCTGGCGACGGGCGTGGAGGCGGTGATGGTGTTCGGCATCCCCGAGTCGAAAGACGACACGGGCTCGCGAGCGTACGCCGAGGACGGCGTCGTTCAGCGTGCCGTCCGCGACATCACGGCCGAAACCGACGCGTACGTGATCACCGACGTGTGTCTCTGTGAGTACACGGACCACGGCCACTGTGGCGTGCTGGAGGAACACGCGGCCGACGATCCGACGCTCACCGTCCGCAACGACGAGACGCTGGACCTCCTCCGGAAGACGGCGGTCTCCCACGCCGAGGCCGGCGCCGACATGGTCGCGCCCTCCTCGATGACCGACGGGATGGTCGGCGCCATCCGCGAGGGACTCGACGATGCGGACTTCGCCGAGGTGCCGATCATGAGCTACGCGGTCAAATACGAGTCGGCCTTCTACGGGCCGTTCCGCGACGCCGCCGACGGCGCGCCCGCCTTCGGCGACCGGCGGCACTACCAGATGGACCCCGCGAACCGCCGCGAGGCGCTCCGGGAGGCCCGCCTCGACGTCGAGGAGGGCGCGGACGTGTTGATGGTGAAGCCCGGCCTTCCGTACCTCGACATCGTTCGGGACGTGCGCGAGGAGTTCGACCTCCCGGTGGCCGCCTACAACGTCTCCGGCGAGTACGCGATGCTCCACGCCGCGGCCGACCGCGGGTGGCTCGATCTGGAGGCGACGGCCCACGAGTCCCTCCTCTCGATGAAGCGTGCCGGCGCGGACCTCATTCTCACGTACTTCGCGGAGGACATCGCCGAGTCGCTCTGA
- a CDS encoding DUF5518 domain-containing protein, whose amino-acid sequence MTDWRAVAWGAAVFLVIAAFGTAIPIVGQLGAGLVGGAVAGYLAGGGLGSGAYHGLLAGSVTGIAYTLLFALVGGALGLAGGGPFGGLVGGVGILVLGVVITLVFALESAVAGAIGAVLAE is encoded by the coding sequence ATGACAGACTGGCGTGCGGTCGCGTGGGGGGCGGCGGTGTTCCTCGTGATCGCGGCGTTCGGCACGGCCATCCCGATCGTCGGGCAGCTCGGCGCCGGGCTCGTCGGCGGCGCCGTCGCGGGTTACCTCGCCGGGGGTGGACTCGGTAGCGGCGCGTACCACGGCCTGCTCGCGGGGTCGGTGACGGGGATCGCCTACACGCTGCTGTTCGCGCTGGTGGGCGGCGCGCTCGGACTCGCGGGGGGCGGTCCGTTCGGCGGGCTCGTCGGCGGCGTGGGGATACTCGTCCTCGGCGTCGTGATCACGCTGGTGTTCGCGCTCGAATCCGCCGTCGCCGGCGCTATCGGGGCCGTGCTGGCAGAGTAG
- a CDS encoding DUF367 family protein — MDLHVRYEGDDDPDKCTARKLARFDLAELHRSDAATPYGVVLNPHAERALSPADREVADGETLVALDCSWESAGEAMFSLPGEHRALPYLVAANPVNFGRPMQLTTVEAFAAALHILGEPKRANRVLSKFTWGETFLELNEEPLRRYSECEDSSDVVAIQQEYLDR; from the coding sequence GTGGACCTGCACGTCCGGTACGAGGGCGACGACGACCCCGACAAGTGCACGGCGCGGAAGCTCGCACGCTTCGACCTCGCGGAGCTGCACCGCTCGGACGCGGCCACGCCGTACGGCGTCGTGCTCAACCCGCACGCCGAGCGCGCGCTCTCGCCCGCCGACCGGGAGGTGGCCGACGGGGAGACGCTCGTCGCGCTCGACTGCTCGTGGGAGTCGGCCGGGGAGGCGATGTTCTCGCTCCCCGGGGAGCATCGCGCGCTCCCGTACTTGGTCGCTGCCAATCCCGTGAACTTCGGCCGGCCGATGCAGTTGACGACGGTGGAGGCGTTCGCGGCCGCGCTCCATATCCTCGGCGAACCGAAGCGGGCGAACCGAGTGCTTTCCAAGTTCACCTGGGGAGAGACGTTCCTCGAACTCAACGAGGAGCCGCTCCGCCGGTACAGCGAGTGCGAGGACTCGTCGGACGTGGTCGCGATCCAGCAGGAGTATCTCGACCGCTGA
- a CDS encoding nuclear transport factor 2 family protein, protein MSHEATARAYYRAIDAADDDALADLLAPGFAHDRPDRTLSGRETFVRFMREERPRTDTEHRIDAVYVESADANAEPEVAVRGRLLGDDGGELFGFVDVFEFANGDDADATVDHLTTYTD, encoded by the coding sequence GTGTCACACGAGGCGACCGCCCGAGCCTACTACCGCGCCATCGACGCGGCGGACGACGACGCGCTCGCGGACCTGCTCGCGCCCGGATTCGCCCACGACCGGCCGGACCGGACGCTGTCGGGGCGGGAGACGTTCGTCCGGTTCATGCGCGAGGAGCGACCGCGGACGGACACTGAACATCGAATCGACGCGGTGTACGTCGAGTCGGCCGACGCGAACGCGGAGCCGGAGGTCGCCGTCCGCGGGCGACTCCTCGGCGACGACGGCGGGGAGCTGTTCGGTTTCGTCGACGTGTTCGAGTTCGCGAACGGCGACGACGCGGACGCGACCGTCGATCACCTCACGACGTACACCGACTGA
- the serS gene encoding serine--tRNA ligase, with the protein MISRQYLREHPEEVREGIENKGVDVDLDRILELDEEWRDLKGRGDTLRHERNEVSSKIGQLKQDGKEEAAQDAIDRSQDLKDELQEIEARADELEAELNEAMLHLPQIPDDDVPVGADESENVEVRREGFDDLRALPEDVIPHYDLGEDLDILDFDRGAKVSGGGFYFAKGEGAMLEHALIQFFLEIHREQGYTDVFPPIPVNSKSMEGTGQFPKFVEDAYRVGDENVDEIDDDDLWLLPTAEVPVTNMYRDEILLDDDLPIKHQAYSPNFRREAGEHGTETRGIVRVHQFNKVEMVNFVRPENSEERFERLVEEAEEVLKRLELPYRILEMCTGDLGFTQAKKYDIEVWAPGDDMDGGPERGGRWLEVSSVSNFRDFQARRAGLRFRPERHESAEYLHTLNGSGVAVPRVVVAILEYYQNDDGTVDVPEPLRPYMGGCEVIEGSEKVGESAVGAGEKE; encoded by the coding sequence ATGATCTCGAGGCAGTACCTCCGCGAGCACCCCGAGGAGGTTCGCGAGGGGATCGAGAACAAGGGGGTCGACGTCGACCTCGACCGGATTCTCGAACTCGACGAGGAGTGGCGCGACCTGAAGGGCCGCGGCGACACGCTGCGCCACGAGCGCAACGAGGTCTCGTCGAAGATCGGTCAGTTGAAACAGGACGGCAAGGAGGAGGCGGCACAGGACGCGATCGACAGGAGCCAGGACCTCAAAGACGAGCTTCAAGAGATCGAAGCGCGCGCCGACGAGTTGGAGGCGGAACTCAACGAGGCGATGCTCCACCTCCCACAGATCCCCGACGACGACGTGCCCGTCGGCGCCGACGAGTCTGAGAACGTCGAGGTCCGACGCGAGGGGTTCGACGACCTCCGGGCCCTCCCCGAGGACGTGATCCCCCACTACGATCTGGGCGAGGACCTGGACATCCTCGACTTCGACCGCGGCGCGAAGGTGTCGGGCGGGGGCTTCTACTTCGCGAAGGGCGAGGGCGCGATGCTGGAGCACGCGCTGATCCAGTTCTTCCTCGAGATCCACCGCGAGCAGGGGTACACCGACGTGTTCCCGCCCATCCCCGTGAACTCGAAGTCGATGGAGGGCACCGGCCAGTTCCCGAAGTTCGTCGAGGACGCCTACCGCGTCGGCGACGAGAACGTCGACGAGATCGACGACGACGACCTCTGGCTCCTCCCGACCGCGGAGGTTCCGGTGACGAACATGTACCGCGACGAGATCCTGCTGGACGACGACCTCCCGATCAAACACCAGGCGTACTCGCCGAACTTCCGCCGCGAGGCGGGCGAACACGGCACCGAAACGCGCGGGATCGTCCGCGTCCACCAGTTCAACAAGGTGGAGATGGTGAACTTCGTACGCCCCGAAAACAGCGAGGAGCGCTTCGAGCGCCTCGTCGAGGAGGCCGAGGAGGTGCTCAAGCGCCTCGAGCTTCCGTACCGCATCCTGGAGATGTGTACCGGCGACCTGGGGTTCACGCAGGCCAAGAAGTACGACATCGAGGTGTGGGCTCCCGGCGACGACATGGACGGCGGCCCCGAGCGGGGCGGCCGCTGGCTGGAGGTCTCGTCGGTGTCGAACTTCCGCGACTTCCAGGCGCGGCGGGCCGGGCTGCGCTTCCGCCCCGAGCGCCACGAGAGCGCGGAGTACCTACACACGCTCAACGGCTCGGGTGTTGCGGTTCCGCGCGTCGTCGTCGCGATCCTCGAGTACTACCAGAACGACGACGGTACCGTCGACGTGCCCGAACCGCTCCGGCCGTACATGGGCGGGTGCGAAGTCATCGAGGGCAGCGAAAAGGTCGGCGAGAGCGCCGTCGGCGCCGGGGAGAAGGAGTAG
- a CDS encoding thiolase family protein, which translates to MATPVIAAACRTPFGKQDGVFADTRSEDLSVTLIDHILEEHDLGADDVDDLMWGVAQQRGEQDNNVARVIALLSELGEGTPATSINRWCASSMQAIISASDAVAAGNRDCIIAGGVENMSRVPMDGDSYQHLHPELSEQYNVFQLQMGMTAEKVAEEYEVSREAQDEFAARSHHRAAEATETGRFDDEIVPVETGVASETQREDGVVDEDEGIRPDTSAEALAELPPAFTGDGSVTAGNSSQLTDGAAATLVCSKEFADEHGLEVLAEVGTNNVAGVDPTVMGIGPVPATRGLLERAESDIDDYGLVEVNEAFASQCEYSRRELGVDEDKFNVNGGAIALGHPLGASGARLPVTLIHEMIKRDVDRGLASLCVGFGQGAAIEFSR; encoded by the coding sequence ATGGCAACACCCGTCATCGCGGCCGCATGTCGGACCCCGTTCGGGAAGCAGGACGGCGTCTTCGCGGACACGCGCAGCGAGGACCTCTCCGTCACGCTCATCGACCACATCCTCGAGGAACACGACCTCGGGGCCGACGACGTGGACGACCTCATGTGGGGAGTCGCCCAGCAGCGCGGCGAGCAGGACAACAACGTCGCCCGCGTCATCGCGCTCCTCTCGGAACTGGGCGAGGGGACGCCCGCGACGAGCATCAACCGCTGGTGTGCCTCCTCGATGCAGGCGATCATCTCCGCGTCGGACGCCGTCGCCGCGGGCAACCGCGACTGCATCATCGCCGGCGGCGTCGAGAACATGAGCCGGGTGCCGATGGACGGTGACTCCTACCAGCACCTCCATCCCGAGCTGTCGGAGCAGTACAACGTCTTCCAGCTCCAGATGGGGATGACCGCCGAGAAGGTCGCCGAGGAGTACGAGGTGTCCCGCGAGGCACAAGACGAGTTCGCCGCGCGCTCGCACCACCGCGCCGCGGAGGCGACCGAGACCGGCCGCTTCGACGACGAGATCGTCCCGGTCGAGACGGGCGTTGCGTCGGAGACGCAACGCGAAGACGGCGTCGTCGACGAGGACGAGGGGATCCGCCCGGACACGTCCGCGGAGGCGCTCGCGGAGCTTCCGCCGGCGTTCACCGGCGACGGCAGCGTCACCGCGGGCAACTCCTCGCAGCTCACCGACGGGGCGGCGGCGACGCTGGTCTGCTCGAAGGAGTTCGCCGACGAGCACGGACTGGAGGTGCTCGCGGAGGTCGGCACGAACAACGTCGCCGGCGTCGACCCGACCGTGATGGGTATCGGCCCGGTCCCGGCCACGCGGGGCCTGCTGGAGCGCGCCGAGAGCGATATCGACGACTACGGGCTCGTCGAGGTGAACGAGGCGTTCGCCTCCCAGTGTGAGTACTCGCGTCGCGAGTTGGGCGTCGACGAGGACAAGTTCAACGTCAACGGCGGCGCGATCGCGCTGGGGCACCCGCTGGGGGCCTCCGGCGCGCGCCTGCCGGTGACGCTGATCCACGAGATGATCAAGCGCGACGTGGACCGCGGGCTGGCGTCGCTGTGTGTCGGCTTCGGGCAGGGCGCGGCGATCGAGTTCAGTCGATAG
- a CDS encoding ATP-binding protein: MSDPAEDVVELLVTVHRYNEDRDLDADDLPPRYRRVFWSESSEDEERPGGVDRPLHVTESTAKTATGVERPWEAISDLLFTQRKEFSGEVSLSQPEMAVEWLLDRVDDDDLLSNPVLAAIAEDPEVDHDADFSVSHEEARGENRPVRADRVWIDALLGEYFDEEEDAEMLDLVTVKAPEEIEMTLHDLVLTTDQEGEIRKLMKAIEHRQYLADIGLREIGKLLFVGPPGTGKTTAARALAHELGLPFVEVKLSMVTSQYLGETAKNVEKTFEVAKRLAPCILFIDEFDSVAKTRKSDEHAALKRAVNTLLKSIDEVSLVRDEVLLISATNHPDQLDAAAWRRFDEIVNFPKPDRQMRSDILRVITRQMEIAKFDPDEVADRTEGLTGSDLRLVLREAVLEALTDDRMEITQEDIMDAVQDFEERDNLKNMDMIDGEGAEVVGDGGDGHDHDHDHSDHEH; this comes from the coding sequence ATGAGTGACCCGGCAGAGGACGTGGTCGAGCTTCTCGTGACCGTCCACCGCTACAACGAGGACCGCGACCTCGACGCCGACGATTTACCGCCGCGGTACCGCCGCGTCTTCTGGAGCGAGTCGTCGGAGGACGAGGAGAGACCGGGCGGCGTGGACCGCCCGCTCCACGTGACCGAATCGACCGCAAAGACCGCAACCGGAGTCGAACGCCCGTGGGAAGCGATCTCGGATCTGCTGTTCACGCAGCGCAAGGAGTTCTCCGGGGAGGTGTCGCTGTCGCAACCCGAGATGGCCGTCGAGTGGCTCCTCGACCGCGTCGACGACGACGACCTCCTGAGCAACCCCGTGCTCGCGGCGATCGCCGAGGATCCCGAGGTCGACCACGACGCCGACTTCTCCGTTTCCCACGAGGAGGCGCGCGGGGAGAACCGCCCCGTCCGCGCCGACCGCGTGTGGATCGACGCCCTCCTCGGGGAGTACTTCGACGAGGAGGAGGACGCCGAGATGCTCGATCTCGTCACGGTGAAGGCGCCCGAGGAGATCGAGATGACGCTGCACGACCTGGTGCTCACGACCGACCAGGAGGGCGAGATCCGCAAGCTGATGAAGGCGATCGAGCACCGCCAGTACCTCGCGGACATCGGCCTGCGCGAGATCGGCAAGCTCCTGTTCGTCGGCCCGCCCGGCACCGGGAAGACGACCGCCGCCCGCGCGCTGGCACACGAGCTGGGCCTCCCGTTCGTCGAGGTGAAGCTGTCGATGGTGACGAGCCAGTACCTCGGCGAGACCGCAAAGAACGTCGAGAAGACGTTCGAGGTCGCCAAGCGGCTCGCGCCGTGTATCCTGTTCATCGACGAGTTCGACTCCGTCGCCAAGACGCGCAAGTCGGACGAACACGCCGCGCTCAAGCGCGCCGTCAACACGCTGCTCAAGAGCATCGACGAGGTGTCGCTGGTGCGCGACGAAGTGCTGCTCATCTCGGCGACGAACCACCCCGACCAGCTCGACGCCGCCGCCTGGCGCCGCTTCGACGAGATCGTCAACTTCCCCAAGCCGGACCGGCAGATGCGCTCGGACATCCTCCGGGTCATCACCCGGCAGATGGAGATCGCCAAGTTCGACCCCGACGAGGTCGCCGATCGCACGGAGGGGCTCACCGGGAGCGACCTTCGGCTCGTGCTCCGGGAGGCCGTCCTCGAGGCGCTTACCGACGACCGCATGGAGATCACCCAGGAGGACATCATGGACGCCGTCCAGGACTTCGAGGAGCGCGACAACCTCAAGAACATGGACATGATCGACGGCGAGGGCGCGGAGGTCGTCGGCGACGGCGGCGACGGGCACGATCACGACCACGATCACTCCGACCACGAGCACTGA
- a CDS encoding MBL fold metallo-hydrolase yields MRVTLLGTGDTTGTPTVGCDCDTCEEARDRGIERSRFSVHVENERTGESLLIDCSPDFRQQFLTHDVALPDAAIVSHIHFDHLDGLGNAYRLFDDLPVYAADEVDPLTGESVADTIRSKYDYLDRVTVEDVTPFEPVRVCGLDVTLVPVDHPPLVCYGLVVEDPETGATLSLSGDTSYDVPADSRAALADPDLLLADGIVPAAFCEYHPMGGKDEGPDGTPYTFGTKHMTREGALALAEELDAAETRLVHLAHYYPPEEAFVEPLAVDGETYDL; encoded by the coding sequence ATGCGCGTCACCCTCCTCGGCACGGGCGACACCACCGGCACGCCCACCGTCGGCTGCGACTGCGACACCTGCGAGGAGGCCCGCGACCGCGGGATCGAGCGCTCGCGCTTCTCGGTGCACGTCGAAAACGAGCGTACCGGCGAGTCGCTGCTGATCGACTGCTCGCCGGACTTCCGCCAGCAGTTTCTCACCCACGACGTTGCGCTGCCGGACGCCGCGATCGTCTCGCACATCCACTTCGACCACCTCGACGGCCTCGGCAACGCCTACCGGCTGTTCGACGACCTTCCGGTGTACGCCGCCGACGAGGTCGACCCCCTCACCGGCGAGTCGGTCGCCGACACGATCCGCTCGAAGTACGACTACCTCGACCGGGTTACCGTGGAGGACGTCACGCCGTTCGAGCCGGTCCGCGTGTGCGGCCTCGACGTGACGCTCGTTCCGGTCGACCACCCGCCGCTCGTCTGCTACGGACTCGTCGTCGAGGACCCCGAGACGGGCGCGACGCTGTCGCTGTCGGGCGACACGAGCTACGACGTGCCCGCCGACTCGCGGGCGGCGCTGGCGGATCCGGACCTCCTGCTCGCGGACGGCATCGTCCCGGCGGCGTTCTGTGAGTACCACCCGATGGGCGGGAAAGACGAGGGCCCCGACGGCACGCCGTACACCTTCGGGACGAAGCACATGACTCGCGAGGGGGCGCTGGCGCTGGCCGAGGAGCTCGACGCCGCCGAGACGCGGCTGGTCCACCTCGCACACTACTACCCGCCCGAGGAGGCGTTCGTCGAGCCGCTGGCGGTCGACGGCGAGACGTACGACCTGTGA
- a CDS encoding PQQ-dependent sugar dehydrogenase has product MTNTWSRRRALAAAGAALLAGCSGSPPSDGSPGGDATDDPTDGTTSGTPTPEPTPVPDPDASFTPEEWSAPADAPTSEVERTVLVENLEVPWDVSVASNGDLFVTERVGRVSRVAGGDLDTVFAPEDAIDAGSIAAEPQEQQWWVKGGEGGTLGVAVHPDYPDVEVLYVYYTAGVGDDERVNRVSRFDLSADDPAATERLVVGDMAANNYHNGGRIAFGPRGYLWITTGDAGEEAMAADPGELPGSVLRVTVNGEPAPDNPDIPGGDPRVFTYGHRNPQGLVWLPDGTPVATEHGPAGRDEVNRLVPGGNYGWPDVRNADEYRGLSEDSDVRRPLANTGGSTWAPTGALWYTGDAVSSWRNRLIIGGLGSQQLIVVTLSPPEAEVPPLGERGRRFDADWLDDAFTATAHPMLTDELGRIRHVEQGVDGELYAITSNRDGRSSEQFPKENHDVLVKLEASE; this is encoded by the coding sequence ATGACGAACACTTGGTCCCGCCGTCGGGCCCTCGCGGCCGCCGGTGCGGCGCTGCTGGCCGGCTGTAGCGGCTCGCCTCCCTCCGACGGTTCGCCCGGCGGCGACGCCACCGACGATCCGACCGACGGAACGACGAGCGGCACCCCGACACCGGAGCCGACGCCCGTCCCCGACCCCGACGCGTCGTTCACGCCCGAGGAGTGGAGCGCCCCGGCCGACGCGCCGACCAGCGAGGTGGAACGGACGGTCCTCGTCGAGAACCTGGAGGTCCCGTGGGACGTCTCGGTCGCATCCAACGGCGACCTGTTCGTCACCGAGCGTGTCGGCCGCGTCAGCCGCGTCGCCGGCGGCGACCTCGACACGGTGTTCGCCCCCGAGGACGCGATCGACGCCGGCTCGATCGCCGCCGAGCCGCAGGAACAGCAGTGGTGGGTCAAGGGCGGTGAAGGCGGCACCCTCGGGGTCGCGGTCCACCCCGACTACCCGGACGTGGAGGTGCTGTACGTCTACTACACCGCGGGCGTCGGCGACGACGAGCGGGTGAACCGCGTCTCGCGGTTCGACCTCTCGGCCGACGACCCCGCCGCGACCGAGCGCCTCGTCGTCGGCGACATGGCCGCGAACAACTACCACAACGGCGGCCGGATCGCGTTCGGTCCCCGGGGGTACCTGTGGATCACTACCGGCGACGCCGGCGAGGAGGCGATGGCGGCCGACCCCGGGGAACTCCCCGGGTCGGTGCTGCGCGTCACCGTCAACGGCGAGCCCGCGCCCGACAACCCAGACATCCCGGGCGGCGACCCGCGGGTGTTCACGTACGGTCACCGCAACCCGCAGGGGCTCGTCTGGCTCCCCGACGGCACGCCCGTCGCCACCGAGCACGGCCCCGCCGGCCGCGACGAGGTCAACCGGCTGGTTCCCGGCGGAAACTACGGCTGGCCGGACGTTCGGAACGCCGACGAGTACCGCGGGCTGTCCGAGGACAGCGACGTTCGCCGCCCGCTGGCCAACACCGGCGGGAGCACGTGGGCGCCGACCGGCGCGCTGTGGTACACCGGTGATGCCGTCTCCTCCTGGCGCAACCGGCTGATCATCGGCGGGTTGGGCAGCCAGCAGCTGATCGTCGTCACGCTGTCGCCCCCGGAGGCGGAGGTGCCTCCCCTGGGCGAGCGGGGGCGACGATTCGACGCCGACTGGCTCGACGACGCGTTCACCGCCACCGCCCACCCGATGTTGACGGACGAACTCGGCCGGATCCGCCACGTCGAGCAGGGCGTCGACGGCGAGCTGTACGCGATCACGTCGAACCGCGACGGGCGATCCAGCGAGCAGTTCCCCAAGGAGAACCACGACGTGCTCGTGAAGTTGGAGGCGAGCGAATGA